From the Maioricimonas rarisocia genome, one window contains:
- a CDS encoding sensor domain-containing diguanylate cyclase, which produces MQAKLAQVSRLPSLPTVAVQVVQAFSDPDVGVQEIAQILRSDPAITGKILQAANSSRFATGRQISDIHRALMILGKKVVSSLALSFSLAEASMNNGPHVEYFKSFWLQSFVQGLTCELLAESEPSISNGEAFTVGLLASVGRLAMLKGMTEEYIPCIDAAHELGLPIHEVETERLPYTSTDVSATLLSQWKLPEYCTTAVQLQHTPASAMSEVFAEQDSRMPHIVAVAVAVGEYFAGGQRGLALARLYEMMEQLLERPASGVDALLEEVRERLEENASLFEIDLAQLGTPMELLADAMQQLSFLAATSIIEEHPQQRAPSELLEENGRLRKRVAELTRQSSIDPLTSVFNRAYFSRRIGEEIAVASIQSESIGLLVADVDRFKQVNDTYGHLMGDAVLREVAQALQNSIRGNDFVARFGGEEFVILVRSTGLEGMAALGERLRESVARTKVQFDGQTVSVTISIGGALGHPADRPQRFEDNLFASADAALYAAKNAGRNRVIIGPFELSGDNNGEATSPELRRRRGDAPSSTTPAVEV; this is translated from the coding sequence ATGCAGGCCAAACTTGCACAAGTATCGCGTTTGCCCTCATTGCCGACGGTTGCCGTCCAGGTTGTGCAGGCGTTCTCCGATCCCGATGTGGGCGTTCAGGAGATCGCCCAGATCCTGCGATCCGACCCGGCGATCACGGGTAAGATTCTGCAGGCGGCCAACTCGAGCCGCTTCGCGACGGGTCGCCAGATCAGCGACATCCACCGCGCCCTGATGATCCTGGGGAAGAAGGTGGTCTCGTCGCTGGCGCTGAGCTTCAGTCTCGCCGAAGCGTCGATGAACAACGGCCCGCACGTCGAGTACTTCAAGAGCTTCTGGCTGCAGTCGTTCGTCCAGGGGCTGACCTGCGAACTGCTGGCGGAATCGGAACCGAGCATCTCGAACGGCGAGGCCTTCACGGTCGGACTCCTCGCTTCGGTCGGACGCCTGGCGATGCTCAAGGGAATGACCGAAGAGTACATTCCCTGCATCGACGCCGCGCACGAACTGGGACTGCCCATCCACGAGGTCGAGACCGAGCGGCTGCCGTACACCTCGACCGACGTGTCCGCCACTCTGCTCAGCCAGTGGAAGCTGCCCGAGTACTGCACGACGGCCGTTCAACTGCAGCACACGCCTGCTTCGGCGATGAGCGAAGTGTTCGCCGAACAGGACAGCCGCATGCCCCACATCGTCGCCGTGGCGGTTGCGGTCGGTGAGTACTTTGCCGGCGGCCAGCGGGGACTGGCGCTCGCCCGACTGTACGAGATGATGGAACAGCTGCTCGAGCGTCCCGCGTCCGGCGTGGATGCTCTGCTGGAAGAAGTGCGGGAGCGGCTCGAAGAAAACGCCTCGCTGTTCGAAATCGACCTGGCCCAGCTCGGGACACCGATGGAACTGCTGGCCGACGCCATGCAGCAGCTTTCCTTCCTGGCCGCCACGTCCATTATCGAGGAGCATCCGCAGCAACGGGCCCCCAGCGAACTGCTCGAAGAGAATGGCCGCCTGCGGAAGCGGGTCGCCGAACTGACGCGGCAGTCCTCGATCGACCCGCTGACGTCGGTCTTCAATCGCGCCTACTTCAGCCGGCGGATCGGCGAAGAGATCGCCGTCGCCTCGATTCAGTCAGAATCGATCGGGCTGCTCGTGGCCGACGTCGACCGCTTCAAGCAGGTCAACGACACGTACGGCCACCTGATGGGAGATGCCGTTCTGCGGGAAGTTGCCCAGGCACTGCAGAATTCCATTCGCGGCAACGATTTCGTGGCCCGCTTCGGCGGCGAGGAATTCGTGATTCTTGTCCGCTCCACCGGTCTGGAAGGGATGGCCGCACTCGGCGAGCGGCTTCGCGAATCGGTCGCCCGCACGAAGGTCCAGTTCGACGGTCAGACCGTCAGCGTGACAATCAGCATTGGTGGAGCACTGGGACATCCCGCCGATCGTCCGCAACGCTTCGAAGACAACCTGTTCGCCTCGGCCGATGCGGCGCTCTATGCCGCCAAGAACGCCGGCCGGAACCGTGTCATCATCGGCCCGTTCGAACTTTCGGGCGACAACAACGGGGAAGCGACTTCACCAGAACTGCGGCGTCGCCGCGGCGATGCGCCCAGCAGCACCACGCCGGCCGTCGAAGTCTAG
- a CDS encoding DUF1559 family PulG-like putative transporter — protein MRSHICARRSSGFTLIELLVVIAIIGLLVAMLMPAVQQAREAARRSSCGNNLHQIAIAMHSYHEALRSFPSGFVLASAGFDGSLPPNMIPGDDTDDMGEMLSCTINYPSSSMEAVVVHQWACMGKAWGWHALLLDQMDQSTIPVDFRKARFALVNVEAGTIPVPSYVCPSASIDGACLPQQPTTYRGNMGYWPSNDPLAPRNNGIFYKDSGIRDRDITDGMSQTILVAETPMGLWPDAYSCCARARDDKPTFDAWWLGPPSPTIEPFLFGFGSWHQDSVNLAMADGSARNVSKTIDEDVFRSLCTRNGREPVQADF, from the coding sequence ATGCGCTCTCACATCTGCGCTCGACGGTCGTCCGGATTCACGCTGATCGAACTGCTCGTCGTCATCGCCATTATCGGATTGCTGGTCGCCATGCTCATGCCGGCAGTCCAGCAGGCACGGGAGGCGGCCCGTCGTTCCTCCTGCGGCAACAACCTGCATCAGATCGCGATCGCGATGCACAGTTACCACGAGGCGCTGCGCAGCTTTCCCAGCGGATTTGTCCTGGCTTCGGCCGGTTTTGATGGCAGCCTGCCTCCCAACATGATTCCCGGCGACGACACGGATGACATGGGCGAGATGCTCAGTTGCACGATCAACTATCCCTCGTCGTCGATGGAGGCGGTCGTCGTTCACCAGTGGGCCTGCATGGGGAAAGCCTGGGGCTGGCACGCGCTGTTGCTCGATCAGATGGACCAGTCGACGATCCCGGTCGACTTCCGCAAGGCCCGATTCGCCCTGGTCAATGTGGAAGCCGGAACGATTCCGGTCCCCAGCTACGTCTGCCCCAGCGCATCGATCGACGGTGCCTGTCTTCCCCAACAGCCGACCACCTACCGGGGCAACATGGGCTACTGGCCCTCCAACGACCCGCTCGCGCCGCGGAACAACGGCATCTTCTACAAGGACAGCGGCATCCGTGATCGCGACATCACCGATGGCATGTCGCAGACCATCCTCGTCGCCGAAACTCCGATGGGGCTCTGGCCGGATGCCTACAGCTGCTGTGCCCGCGCCCGCGACGACAAGCCAACGTTTGACGCCTGGTGGCTGGGCCCACCCTCTCCGACGATTGAGCCGTTCCTCTTCGGATTCGGAAGCTGGCACCAGGACTCCGTCAACCTGGCGATGGCGGATGGTTCGGCCCGCAACGTCAGCAAGACGATTGATGAAGACGTGTTCCGTTCGCTCTGCACCCGCAACGGTCGCGAACCGGTTCAGGCGGACTTCTGA
- a CDS encoding FliG C-terminal domain-containing protein — translation MAKVEDKAVMILHVLGKDVAESVMERLPPERQTDLRRRLDDLSDVRIPARRQRELLDEFERFFRFVLKQSKPRLKVHSPEETEGDEQEGSTQRSRRQAREEQAEEFVPTENPFADLEDLSVFQVASALEGEQARTIAIVLGNISPERTAEILSLLPEDRREQVIRELSAEHHMPPALLERIAAAIVGRAVKLPPEPPKRFDRIQRIVNVLRALDKDQQRQMLRAIEEDDADTASQILERLYVFEDITTLDDPVVQQILLNVESGTMATALYEADEEIRQKVFSNLSRRAREALQEELEFQGRVSSTQLEQARQIVVQAIAKASQEAG, via the coding sequence ATGGCCAAGGTTGAGGACAAGGCAGTCATGATTCTGCACGTGCTCGGCAAAGATGTTGCCGAGTCCGTTATGGAACGATTGCCTCCGGAACGCCAGACCGATCTGCGACGCCGTCTCGACGATCTGAGCGACGTGCGGATCCCTGCACGGCGGCAGCGCGAACTTCTCGACGAGTTCGAACGCTTCTTCCGCTTCGTGCTCAAACAGTCCAAGCCGCGACTGAAGGTTCATTCGCCCGAAGAGACTGAGGGTGACGAGCAGGAAGGTTCGACACAGCGCAGTCGCAGGCAGGCCCGGGAGGAACAGGCCGAGGAGTTCGTTCCCACCGAAAACCCGTTTGCCGACCTCGAAGACCTCAGCGTGTTCCAGGTCGCTTCGGCACTGGAAGGGGAGCAGGCCCGGACGATCGCGATTGTCCTGGGCAATATCTCGCCGGAACGGACGGCCGAGATCCTCAGCCTGCTGCCGGAAGATCGTCGCGAACAGGTCATCCGCGAACTCAGCGCCGAACATCACATGCCGCCGGCGCTGCTCGAACGCATCGCCGCGGCCATCGTGGGGCGTGCAGTGAAGCTGCCGCCGGAACCGCCCAAACGGTTCGATCGTATCCAGCGGATTGTCAACGTGCTGCGGGCCCTCGACAAGGACCAGCAGCGACAGATGTTGCGGGCCATCGAAGAGGATGATGCGGACACGGCCTCGCAGATTCTCGAACGACTCTACGTGTTCGAGGACATCACGACTCTCGACGATCCGGTCGTGCAGCAGATCCTGCTCAACGTCGAGTCGGGAACCATGGCGACCGCCCTGTACGAAGCGGACGAGGAGATCCGGCAGAAGGTCTTTTCCAATCTTTCGCGACGTGCCCGGGAGGCACTGCAGGAAGAGCTGGAGTTCCAGGGACGCGTATCGTCCACGCAACTCGAACAGGCCCGACAGATCGTCGTCCAGGCGATCGCCAAAGCGTCACAGGAGGCGGGATAA
- a CDS encoding DUF1653 domain-containing protein, with the protein MQPGRYRHYKGNDYIVIGVARHSETEEELVVYRTDYGDRSLWLRPKAMFEETVEVEGQRVPRFRYVSEA; encoded by the coding sequence ATGCAGCCCGGTCGCTATCGCCACTACAAGGGGAACGACTACATCGTCATCGGTGTGGCCCGGCACAGCGAGACCGAAGAAGAACTCGTCGTGTACCGGACTGACTACGGTGACCGGTCGCTGTGGTTGCGACCCAAAGCGATGTTCGAGGAAACCGTCGAGGTGGAGGGACAGCGCGTCCCCCGGTTCCGGTATGTGTCGGAGGCTTGA
- the fliE gene encoding flagellar hook-basal body complex protein FliE, with protein sequence MSIPSVGHATAAGVPAAPSIQGPPPKSDVPFSRLVSDMIQDTNSQHLQAQQSVQDLVTGKTDNIHEVALSAANADLAFRFVMEIRDRLINSYQEVMRMQV encoded by the coding sequence ATGTCGATTCCGTCGGTGGGACACGCGACGGCTGCCGGTGTTCCGGCTGCGCCGTCTATTCAAGGGCCGCCCCCGAAGTCGGATGTTCCGTTTTCGCGGCTGGTCTCTGACATGATTCAGGACACCAACAGCCAGCATCTGCAGGCTCAGCAGAGCGTGCAGGACCTGGTGACCGGTAAAACGGACAACATTCACGAGGTCGCCCTGAGCGCAGCCAACGCCGACCTGGCGTTTCGCTTCGTCATGGAGATCAGGGACCGCCTGATCAATTCCTATCAGGAAGTCATGAGGATGCAGGTGTGA
- the fliF gene encoding flagellar basal-body MS-ring/collar protein FliF: MSFLKELTNQLTGLWGGWSRSQQVIMVVSGVVCLASIIGVGVWATRPEYIALIDHLGPGEAAEVVSTLESAGIDYKLNFSGSAVSVPRQSVSTARLALKDVIDTESTQDESLDGGIWSDPGLSHVRILRQQESRLARSIAQMRTVRNATVHISQPEPTPFVRDRESTKASVVLDLKPGTHFTRADAQSIVSLVSHGVEGLDPMNVTVLDTEGRLLSSTNGFDADVTGQLEYRNRLESDLAAKAETMLSQLLGPGRAVVRVTADVDFTETEREETTYDPDGKVKLSEEVTSEQTTGMQAAAAGPAGTASNVGANALAGSRSPTTTKIESNKTEYANAEVRDKVREAPGKIRRLTVAAIVSLPSATADAGDGTAAAPAPTYDKTQIESIIKQAVGFDLQRSDEIEVLDAPLLGAPEQFAPPEGFAWTQYEKLLRTLSLGLASIVALLLGVLLIRRMKPVIVEAEGAGDGSNDVAQRINSLSMEARENPEALATALSVWLGETETSDDGQAPQTVPGRGKSSARAA, translated from the coding sequence ATGTCGTTCCTCAAGGAACTCACCAATCAACTGACGGGCCTGTGGGGCGGCTGGAGCCGCTCGCAGCAGGTAATCATGGTTGTCTCTGGCGTGGTCTGCCTGGCGTCGATCATTGGCGTCGGCGTCTGGGCGACCCGTCCGGAGTACATCGCGCTGATCGATCATCTCGGTCCGGGCGAAGCAGCCGAGGTCGTCAGCACGCTGGAATCGGCCGGCATCGACTACAAGCTGAACTTCTCGGGCTCGGCCGTCTCGGTGCCACGACAGTCTGTCAGCACGGCCCGTCTGGCCCTCAAGGACGTCATCGATACCGAAAGCACCCAGGATGAGTCGCTGGACGGCGGAATCTGGTCCGACCCGGGGCTGAGTCATGTCCGCATCCTGCGGCAGCAGGAGTCGCGGCTGGCCCGCTCGATCGCGCAGATGCGGACCGTCCGCAATGCGACAGTCCACATCAGCCAGCCCGAACCGACGCCGTTCGTCCGCGACCGCGAGTCGACCAAGGCGAGCGTCGTTCTCGACCTCAAGCCCGGCACTCACTTCACCCGGGCGGATGCCCAGAGCATCGTCTCGCTCGTCTCGCACGGCGTCGAGGGGCTCGACCCCATGAACGTCACCGTGCTGGATACCGAGGGCCGCCTGCTCTCGTCGACAAACGGATTCGATGCCGACGTGACCGGGCAGCTCGAATACCGGAACCGGCTGGAGTCCGACCTCGCCGCCAAAGCAGAAACGATGCTCAGTCAGCTGCTCGGCCCGGGACGCGCCGTCGTGCGGGTCACCGCCGACGTCGACTTCACCGAGACCGAGAGGGAAGAGACGACCTACGATCCTGACGGGAAGGTCAAACTCTCCGAAGAGGTCACCAGCGAACAGACAACGGGCATGCAGGCGGCAGCGGCCGGCCCGGCAGGAACCGCGTCCAACGTCGGTGCCAATGCACTGGCCGGCTCGCGCAGTCCGACAACGACGAAGATCGAATCAAACAAGACCGAGTACGCCAATGCGGAAGTCCGCGACAAGGTTCGCGAAGCACCCGGCAAGATCCGGCGACTGACCGTGGCGGCCATTGTCAGTCTTCCGAGTGCGACGGCGGATGCCGGTGACGGCACCGCGGCCGCTCCCGCCCCTACGTACGACAAAACGCAGATCGAATCGATCATCAAGCAGGCGGTCGGGTTCGATCTTCAGCGTAGTGACGAGATCGAGGTTCTGGACGCCCCGTTGCTCGGTGCTCCGGAGCAGTTCGCCCCGCCTGAAGGATTTGCGTGGACCCAGTACGAGAAACTGCTGCGCACGCTCTCGCTGGGACTGGCGTCGATCGTGGCACTGTTGCTGGGCGTGCTGCTCATCCGCCGTATGAAGCCGGTCATCGTCGAGGCCGAAGGGGCCGGCGATGGCTCGAACGACGTGGCACAACGAATCAACAGCCTTTCCATGGAAGCCAGGGAGAACCCCGAAGCGCTCGCTACGGCGCTCTCCGTATGGCTTGGCGAGACGGAGACTTCCGACGACGGTCAGGCGCCCCAGACCGTGCCGGGACGCGGGAAATCCTCGGCACGGGCGGCATGA
- the flgC gene encoding flagellar basal body rod protein FlgC, with protein sequence MGFGQLLSATDIAASGLAAERLRMEVVANNIANAHSTRTVEGGPYRRQQVVFSAALENAIGGGRPGLGGVNVVGIEQDMAPLQSVYDPGHPDAGPNGMVEMPNVRLPHEMVDLLTASRSYEANLKSLQMFRQMAEQALGLLRGLS encoded by the coding sequence ATGGGTTTCGGACAACTTCTCTCCGCGACCGACATTGCCGCTTCCGGTCTTGCCGCCGAACGCCTTCGAATGGAGGTGGTGGCCAACAACATCGCGAACGCCCACTCGACCCGTACGGTCGAGGGGGGGCCGTACCGCCGTCAGCAGGTGGTCTTCTCGGCAGCTCTGGAGAATGCGATTGGAGGGGGCCGGCCGGGTCTGGGCGGCGTGAACGTCGTCGGCATCGAGCAGGACATGGCGCCGCTGCAGTCGGTCTACGATCCCGGACATCCGGATGCGGGGCCAAACGGCATGGTGGAGATGCCCAACGTGCGACTGCCGCACGAGATGGTTGATCTGTTGACCGCCAGCCGTTCGTACGAGGCCAATCTCAAGTCATTGCAGATGTTTCGTCAAATGGCAGAACAGGCACTCGGATTGTTGAGAGGATTGAGCTGA
- the thrS gene encoding threonine--tRNA ligase, whose protein sequence is MPNVQLPDGTLKEYPAGATALDVAGSIGERLAKATVAAQIDGTIVDATRPLEELSGADPIPVRLLTTRDAEALGVLRHSCAHVMARAVMRLYEGVGLAFGPTTGNGFYYDFDLEQPISEEDFPRIEAEMEAIIKEEEPFERFSLSREEAIEFVRDLNQELKSEHIETGLADHPTLSFYRQGEFVDLCRGPHIPDAGRIKAFKLISVAGSYWKGDSSNKHLQRLYGTAFFDKKHMKAYLEQVDEAKRRDHRVLGKQHGLFTIANEVGQGLCLWLPKGATVRALLEEFIKDELLRRGYEPVYSPHIGRVELYETSGHFPYYRDSQFPPLYGHPAGQLVDHWKQQLADGVLSAKEEQDFLAAAADLGASFDEYPKTGSADEKQAYLHKWERQQERYLVKPMNCPHHVQMFKAQPRSYRDLPVRLAEFGTVYRHEQSGELNGMLRVRGLTQDDAHLFCTPEQVEQEFKDTLDLVKFVLKSVGLEDYRVQLSLRERDSDKYVGSPELWDKAEGTLRSVLQDSGLEFSECEGEAAFYGPKADFMVRDAIGREWQLGTVQLDYNLPERFQLEYIGADNAAHRPVMIHRAPFGSMERFVGMLIEHFAAAFPLWLAPEQIRILGLNDDMLPYCEEIQQTFRNAGFRVSIDRQSANVKKKIRDAQLDLVPYMLVVGAKDQEKGGVSVRDRIDGDLGFMTTDAAVQKLCEERDSRTIRQVIKSSFSGFAGGSEEEGHEY, encoded by the coding sequence ATGCCCAACGTTCAGCTTCCCGACGGCACCCTCAAGGAATATCCGGCCGGTGCGACCGCCCTCGACGTCGCCGGATCGATCGGCGAGCGGCTTGCCAAGGCGACCGTCGCTGCCCAGATTGACGGCACCATCGTCGACGCAACCCGTCCGCTGGAAGAACTCTCCGGTGCCGATCCGATTCCGGTGCGGCTGCTGACAACCCGCGACGCAGAAGCTCTCGGCGTCCTGCGGCACTCCTGTGCCCACGTGATGGCCCGGGCGGTAATGCGGCTGTACGAGGGAGTGGGGCTGGCTTTCGGCCCGACGACCGGCAACGGCTTCTACTACGACTTCGATCTCGAGCAGCCGATCTCCGAGGAGGACTTTCCCCGCATCGAAGCCGAGATGGAAGCGATCATCAAGGAAGAAGAACCGTTCGAGCGGTTCTCGCTCTCCCGTGAAGAAGCCATCGAATTCGTTCGCGATCTCAACCAGGAACTGAAGTCGGAACACATCGAGACCGGACTGGCGGACCATCCGACCCTCAGCTTCTACCGCCAGGGAGAGTTCGTCGACCTCTGCCGCGGACCGCACATCCCCGATGCCGGCCGCATCAAGGCCTTCAAGCTCATCAGCGTCGCCGGCTCCTACTGGAAAGGGGACTCGTCGAACAAGCATCTGCAGCGGCTGTACGGCACCGCGTTCTTCGACAAGAAGCACATGAAGGCGTACCTCGAACAGGTCGACGAGGCCAAACGCCGCGACCACCGGGTGCTCGGCAAGCAGCATGGCCTGTTCACCATTGCCAACGAAGTGGGGCAGGGGCTCTGCCTGTGGCTGCCGAAGGGGGCGACCGTCCGGGCGCTGCTCGAAGAGTTCATCAAGGACGAACTCCTCCGTCGCGGCTACGAGCCGGTCTATTCGCCGCATATCGGCCGCGTCGAACTGTACGAGACCAGCGGCCACTTCCCGTACTATCGCGACTCGCAGTTCCCGCCGCTGTACGGTCATCCGGCGGGCCAGCTCGTTGACCATTGGAAGCAGCAGCTTGCCGACGGTGTTCTCTCGGCCAAGGAAGAGCAGGACTTTCTGGCGGCGGCGGCGGATCTGGGAGCCTCTTTCGACGAGTATCCGAAGACCGGTTCGGCCGACGAAAAGCAGGCGTACCTGCACAAGTGGGAACGTCAGCAGGAGCGGTATCTCGTCAAGCCGATGAACTGTCCGCACCACGTGCAGATGTTCAAGGCCCAGCCCCGCAGCTACCGCGATCTGCCGGTCCGGCTGGCGGAGTTCGGCACTGTCTATCGGCACGAGCAGTCGGGCGAGCTGAACGGCATGCTGCGTGTCCGGGGACTGACCCAGGACGACGCCCACCTGTTCTGTACCCCCGAGCAGGTCGAACAGGAGTTCAAGGACACCCTCGACCTGGTGAAGTTCGTCCTCAAGAGCGTCGGGCTCGAAGACTACCGCGTCCAGCTCTCGCTGCGGGAGCGGGACTCCGACAAGTACGTCGGCTCGCCGGAACTGTGGGACAAGGCGGAAGGAACCCTTCGCAGCGTACTGCAGGATTCGGGCCTCGAGTTCAGCGAGTGTGAAGGAGAGGCCGCGTTCTACGGCCCGAAGGCGGACTTCATGGTCCGTGATGCGATCGGCCGCGAGTGGCAGCTGGGGACGGTCCAACTCGACTACAACCTGCCGGAGCGGTTCCAGCTCGAGTATATCGGTGCCGACAATGCCGCCCATCGTCCGGTCATGATTCACCGTGCTCCGTTCGGCTCGATGGAGCGGTTTGTGGGTATGCTGATCGAGCATTTCGCGGCCGCGTTCCCGCTGTGGCTGGCTCCGGAGCAGATCCGGATCCTCGGCCTCAACGACGATATGCTGCCGTACTGCGAAGAGATCCAGCAGACCTTCCGGAATGCGGGCTTCCGGGTGTCGATCGATCGTCAGTCGGCGAACGTGAAGAAGAAGATCCGGGACGCGCAGCTCGACCTGGTCCCCTACATGCTCGTCGTAGGAGCGAAGGATCAGGAGAAGGGGGGAGTGAGCGTCCGGGATCGCATCGACGGCGACCTGGGCTTCATGACCACCGATGCGGCCGTTCAGAAGCTCTGCGAAGAGCGGGACAGCCGAACGATCCGTCAGGTCATCAAGAGCAGCTTCTCCGGCTTTGCCGGCGGAAGCGAAGAAGAAGGTCACGAGTACTGA
- the flgB gene encoding flagellar basal body rod protein FlgB, which translates to MIPPSQHVDTLRQLMDVAQLRHRVISHNLANVNTPGYRRLDVEFEGELARQLARSSDGDIQSVQPQVVAEEGLQERADGNNVDVDREMGQLNKNATLFQTYSQLLATHFSSMRRAMEGP; encoded by the coding sequence ATGATCCCACCGTCTCAACATGTCGACACTCTGCGGCAACTGATGGACGTGGCACAACTTCGCCACCGCGTCATCAGTCACAACCTCGCCAATGTCAACACGCCCGGTTATCGGCGGCTCGACGTGGAGTTCGAGGGAGAGCTGGCACGTCAGCTGGCTCGCAGCAGTGACGGGGACATCCAGTCGGTTCAGCCCCAGGTGGTTGCAGAAGAAGGCCTGCAGGAGCGGGCCGACGGCAACAACGTCGACGTTGACCGCGAAATGGGTCAGTTGAACAAGAACGCGACTCTGTTTCAGACGTACTCGCAGTTGCTCGCCACTCATTTCAGTTCCATGCGACGCGCTATGGAGGGGCCATAA